From a single Sediminibacterium sp. KACHI17 genomic region:
- a CDS encoding PIN domain-containing protein, giving the protein MKVFLDINIILDFLLKRAPFDEDAIEIFKLLYKKDINGFVSAISYTQIGYFLQKFTGKPTTKGILRDLNRLLKTVTVDNRIIEEAIDSEITDFADAIQMASALSITGLHSIITRDKKDFKSSQILIQSPKEFLNAFKNYHE; this is encoded by the coding sequence ATGAAAGTATTTCTTGATATAAATATCATACTTGATTTCCTTCTTAAAAGAGCACCTTTTGATGAGGATGCCATTGAAATATTTAAACTTCTTTACAAAAAAGATATAAACGGATTTGTTTCGGCGATTAGTTATACACAGATAGGATATTTCCTTCAAAAATTTACCGGTAAGCCTACAACCAAAGGAATTTTAAGAGATCTTAATCGATTATTAAAAACAGTAACAGTCGATAATAGAATAATTGAGGAAGCGATTGATTCAGAAATTACTGACTTTGCAGATGCCATACAAATGGCCTCTGCACTTTCAATTACAGGCTTACATTCCATTATCACAAGAGATAAAAAAGATTTCAAATCATCTCAAATACTTATACAGTCTCCCAAAGAATTTTTAAACGCATTTAAAAATTATCATGAATAA
- a CDS encoding aminotransferase class I/II-fold pyridoxal phosphate-dependent enzyme: MSEKFSLKGISSTAMHAAGHKNAEDAHLTPIFATSTFTFDTAEDGMDRFAGADKTRVYSRWGNPTFTAAEETIAALEAFGLKDENGQPLQLKALLHASGQAAMSTLFLSNLKTGDAILSHYSLYGGTQELMTKVLAATGIEVIIVDMRDLNLVTEALNKHPQIKLVHIETPANPTIQCVDIEAVTQIAKTKNLIVSVDNTFATPYLQQPFKYGVDYVFHSTTKFLNGHGTAIGGVLLGKDLEKMRTSVWKWHVLLGGNSNPFDAFLLTQGMKTLEIRMERHCANAQAVAEFLVKHPAVAQVNFTGLASHPDYELCKKQMRLPGAVMSFELKGGLEAGKKFINRLQMCVRAISLGTVDTLVSHPASMSHFGIPRDERIKYGITDGLIRMSVGIENIEDILNDLDQALVV, from the coding sequence ATGTCTGAAAAATTTTCATTAAAAGGAATCAGTTCAACAGCGATGCATGCAGCCGGACATAAAAACGCCGAAGATGCGCATCTGACACCGATTTTCGCAACTTCTACTTTTACTTTTGATACCGCTGAAGATGGCATGGACCGTTTTGCGGGTGCGGATAAAACAAGGGTATATAGCCGCTGGGGAAACCCCACTTTCACAGCTGCTGAAGAAACCATCGCAGCCTTGGAAGCATTTGGATTGAAAGATGAAAATGGTCAGCCATTGCAACTGAAAGCATTATTACATGCCAGTGGACAAGCAGCAATGTCTACCCTCTTTCTGAGTAATCTTAAAACCGGTGATGCAATCCTTTCTCATTACTCATTGTATGGCGGTACACAAGAATTGATGACCAAAGTATTGGCAGCAACGGGTATTGAAGTGATCATTGTAGATATGCGTGATCTGAATCTGGTAACAGAAGCACTGAATAAACATCCACAGATAAAATTAGTACATATTGAAACCCCTGCGAATCCTACCATTCAGTGTGTTGATATAGAAGCAGTCACTCAAATTGCTAAAACAAAAAACCTGATCGTAAGCGTCGACAATACATTTGCTACACCTTATCTACAACAACCTTTTAAATATGGCGTAGATTATGTATTTCACTCTACCACTAAATTTTTGAATGGACACGGCACTGCTATCGGCGGGGTTCTTTTAGGAAAGGACCTGGAAAAAATGAGAACCTCCGTTTGGAAATGGCATGTTTTATTAGGAGGCAATAGCAATCCATTTGATGCCTTTTTATTAACACAAGGCATGAAGACACTGGAGATCAGAATGGAAAGACACTGTGCCAATGCACAAGCTGTTGCTGAATTTCTGGTAAAACATCCTGCAGTTGCACAAGTCAACTTTACCGGACTCGCATCACATCCCGATTATGAACTGTGCAAAAAACAAATGAGACTACCGGGCGCTGTGATGAGCTTTGAATTAAAAGGCGGATTAGAAGCCGGGAAGAAATTTATTAATCGTTTACAAATGTGCGTTCGTGCTATTTCATTAGGCACCGTTGATACATTAGTCTCTCACCCTGCAAGTATGAGTCATTTTGGAATTCCAAGAGATGAAAGGATCAAATATGGAATTACAGACGGATTAATTCGTATGAGCGTTGGTATTGAAAATATTGAAGATATTTTGAACGATCTTGATCAGGCTTTAGTAGTATAA
- a CDS encoding DUF6364 family protein produces the protein MSAKLTLLIDEAVVADAKAYARESGKSLSKIIEGYLRGLRKKQPKSPEEDLPPLLKRLHGCVQTDDKRDYKEIIQEEILKKHR, from the coding sequence ATGTCAGCAAAATTGACTTTATTGATTGATGAAGCGGTTGTAGCTGATGCTAAAGCATATGCCCGTGAATCAGGCAAGAGCTTATCAAAAATCATTGAAGGATATTTAAGGGGATTAAGAAAAAAGCAACCTAAAAGTCCAGAAGAAGATCTCCCGCCACTCTTAAAAAGGCTACATGGTTGCGTACAGACAGATGATAAAAGGGATTATAAAGAAATTATTCAAGAAGAAATTTTGAAGAAGCATCGCTAA
- a CDS encoding GNAT family N-acetyltransferase, whose translation MNISIRRAERKDCARLLELIHELALYEKAPEEVTVTLEHFEESGFGQNPVWWAFVAEFDGKIEGFALYYIRYSTWKGQCLYLEDFLVTERLRGQGAGKLLFDRLIQEAKEKGFKRMVWQVLEWNEPAINFYKKYNATLDPEWVNGILDL comes from the coding sequence ATGAACATCTCGATTAGAAGAGCAGAAAGAAAAGACTGTGCCCGACTTTTGGAACTTATCCATGAATTGGCATTGTATGAAAAAGCGCCTGAAGAAGTAACCGTTACACTTGAACATTTCGAAGAAAGTGGTTTCGGACAAAACCCTGTATGGTGGGCCTTTGTGGCTGAATTCGATGGGAAGATAGAAGGATTTGCTTTATATTATATTCGTTATAGCACGTGGAAGGGACAATGCTTGTATCTCGAAGACTTTCTCGTCACAGAAAGATTGCGCGGACAAGGCGCAGGAAAATTACTGTTTGATCGTTTAATTCAAGAAGCCAAAGAGAAAGGATTCAAACGTATGGTATGGCAAGTATTGGAATGGAATGAACCAGCTATTAATTTCTATAAAAAATACAACGCCACATTAGATCCTGAATGGGTTAATGGGATTCTGGATTTATAG
- the fabD gene encoding ACP S-malonyltransferase, translated as MNKHAYIFPGQGSQFSGMGKNLYESNASAKRLFENANDILGFRISDIMFNGTDEELKQTNVTQPAVFLHSVVAYRTIENPTPHMVAGHSLGEFSALVANQTLSFEDALKLVSIRAQAMQKACELVPSTMAAVLALDDAKVEEICAAVQQETGEVVVAANYNCPGQLVISGSVKGIEVACERMKAAGAKRALVLPVGGAFHSPLMAPAREELAAAIEATTFHQPICPVYQNVAAAGVTQPELIKQNLIDQLTGAVKWTQSVQAMVADGATNFTEAGPGKVLQGLVQKIYKEAVVEGVN; from the coding sequence ATGAACAAGCATGCTTATATATTCCCGGGACAAGGCTCTCAGTTTAGTGGAATGGGAAAGAATTTATATGAGTCAAATGCATCTGCAAAAAGACTTTTTGAAAATGCAAATGACATTCTCGGTTTCCGTATTAGTGATATCATGTTCAATGGTACTGATGAAGAATTGAAGCAAACCAATGTTACACAACCTGCAGTTTTTTTGCATTCTGTAGTTGCTTATAGAACCATTGAAAATCCTACCCCTCATATGGTAGCAGGACATTCATTGGGTGAATTCTCTGCTTTGGTTGCCAATCAGACTTTAAGTTTTGAAGATGCATTGAAGTTGGTGAGTATACGTGCCCAGGCCATGCAGAAAGCGTGCGAACTGGTTCCTTCAACCATGGCAGCAGTATTGGCATTGGATGATGCTAAAGTAGAAGAGATCTGTGCAGCTGTACAGCAAGAAACAGGTGAAGTTGTAGTAGCCGCAAATTATAATTGTCCGGGTCAATTGGTGATCAGTGGCTCTGTAAAAGGCATTGAAGTTGCTTGTGAAAGAATGAAAGCCGCTGGTGCAAAAAGAGCATTGGTATTGCCTGTTGGTGGCGCATTTCATAGTCCACTAATGGCTCCCGCACGCGAAGAACTGGCTGCGGCCATTGAAGCCACAACTTTTCATCAACCTATTTGTCCGGTCTATCAAAATGTTGCAGCTGCGGGTGTTACACAGCCTGAACTTATCAAACAAAATCTTATTGATCAATTGACAGGTGCTGTTAAGTGGACACAAAGTGTTCAAGCAATGGTTGCTGATGGCGCCACCAATTTTACAGAAGCCGGTCCCGGTAAAGTTTTACAAGGGTTGGTGCAGAAGATTTATAAAGAAGCTGTGGTAGAGGGAGTGAATTAG
- the ruvA gene encoding Holliday junction branch migration protein RuvA: MIAFVRGKFAVKTPARLVVDVNGVGYDLQISLNTYAAIANAESGQLHTYLHITENAQTLFGFADIAEKELFLQLISVSGVGAATARMMLSGMKPDEIIRAIVQGNTKQLEGIKGIGKKSAERLIVELRDKLGKQSLESPLSGGIIMNTPDTDAVQALVALGIGRPQAEQAIKKTMSIIPADASLELIIKQALKNL, encoded by the coding sequence ATGATCGCATTTGTCAGAGGTAAATTTGCCGTTAAAACACCTGCAAGATTGGTGGTGGATGTGAATGGAGTAGGTTATGATCTTCAAATTAGCCTGAACACTTATGCCGCCATTGCCAATGCTGAAAGTGGACAATTACACACTTATTTACATATTACTGAAAATGCACAAACATTGTTCGGATTTGCCGATATTGCAGAAAAGGAACTATTCCTGCAATTGATCAGTGTGTCAGGTGTAGGTGCAGCTACGGCCAGAATGATGTTGTCTGGAATGAAACCAGATGAAATTATCAGGGCGATCGTTCAAGGGAATACAAAGCAACTGGAAGGAATTAAAGGAATCGGAAAAAAATCTGCTGAAAGGTTGATTGTTGAACTGAGGGATAAATTGGGTAAACAATCTTTGGAATCACCATTATCCGGTGGTATCATTATGAATACACCTGATACTGATGCTGTTCAAGCCCTGGTTGCTTTAGGAATTGGAAGACCCCAGGCAGAACAAGCTATTAAAAAAACCATGTCAATCATACCTGCAGATGCTTCACTGGAACTGATCATCAAACAGGCACTTAAAAATCTATAG
- a CDS encoding beta-ketoacyl-ACP synthase III, translating to MNKITASITAVGGYVPEDKLTNFDLEKMVDTNDEWIRTRTGIEERRILKEPGKGSSDMAVPAVLEILKKKNLSPLDIDCIICATVTPDMVFPATANIICDKIGATNAWGYDMSAACSGFLYALTTGAMYIESGRFKKVIVVGVDKMSAIIDYTDRATCIIFGDGAGAVLLEPATDGSGVLDSILRSDGSGRHYLHMKAGGSVKPATVETVMAREHFAYQEGQAVFKFAVKGMADVSAELLERNGLTGDDISWLVPHQANLRIIDATANRMGLPKEKVMINIQKYGNTTAATLPLCLWDWEKQLKKGDNIVLAAFGGGFTWGATWVKWGYDGK from the coding sequence ATGAATAAAATAACAGCCAGCATTACCGCAGTAGGCGGATATGTACCCGAAGACAAACTCACCAATTTCGATCTTGAGAAAATGGTAGACACCAATGATGAGTGGATCCGGACACGTACCGGTATTGAAGAAAGAAGAATTTTGAAAGAGCCCGGAAAAGGCAGTAGTGATATGGCTGTACCGGCTGTGCTTGAAATACTCAAGAAAAAAAATCTGAGTCCACTCGATATCGATTGTATCATTTGCGCTACTGTTACGCCGGATATGGTATTCCCGGCAACAGCCAATATCATCTGCGATAAGATCGGCGCTACCAACGCTTGGGGTTATGATATGAGTGCTGCATGTAGCGGTTTTCTATACGCATTGACCACCGGAGCCATGTACATTGAAAGCGGAAGATTTAAAAAAGTGATCGTAGTAGGTGTAGATAAAATGAGTGCCATCATCGACTATACCGATCGTGCTACCTGTATCATTTTTGGAGATGGCGCCGGCGCTGTCCTATTAGAACCTGCTACCGATGGTTCTGGTGTACTTGATAGCATTCTACGAAGTGACGGAAGCGGCAGACACTACTTACATATGAAAGCAGGTGGATCCGTAAAACCTGCAACTGTTGAAACAGTGATGGCTAGAGAACATTTTGCATACCAGGAAGGACAAGCCGTTTTCAAATTTGCAGTAAAAGGGATGGCTGATGTAAGTGCTGAGCTATTAGAAAGAAACGGACTCACCGGAGATGATATCTCATGGCTCGTACCACACCAAGCTAATCTTCGCATCATTGACGCTACTGCCAATCGTATGGGACTTCCCAAAGAAAAAGTAATGATCAATATCCAGAAATATGGTAACACCACTGCTGCTACCTTGCCCCTCTGTTTATGGGATTGGGAAAAGCAATTGAAAAAAGGAGACAATATCGTCCTCGCCGCTTTTGGCGGAGGCTTCACTTGGGGAGCAACTTGGGTGAAATGGGGATATGATGGGAAATAA
- a CDS encoding DinB family protein: MKQILLSYTAYEGWANEQLLNLAVQLSPEEQNREIVSSFSSLHKTFLHMWDASSAWWQRVQMHENIVMPSLTFHPSMKDISNGLLHQNQQWEQFVEQATEEMLNASLPYKNMKGQSFLQPLSDIIMHLTNHGTYHRGQVTTILRQLGVDRIPQTDYIVFKRK; encoded by the coding sequence ATGAAGCAAATACTACTCTCTTACACGGCCTATGAAGGATGGGCCAATGAGCAGCTGCTGAATTTAGCAGTTCAGTTATCACCGGAAGAACAAAATCGCGAGATCGTGAGCAGTTTTTCTTCTCTGCACAAAACGTTTCTGCATATGTGGGATGCATCCAGTGCCTGGTGGCAACGTGTTCAGATGCACGAAAATATTGTGATGCCCAGTCTGACATTTCATCCGAGTATGAAAGATATCAGCAATGGGTTGTTGCATCAGAATCAACAATGGGAACAATTTGTGGAGCAAGCTACTGAAGAGATGTTGAATGCTTCCCTTCCTTATAAGAATATGAAAGGACAAAGTTTTTTACAGCCTTTATCAGATATTATTATGCATCTTACAAATCATGGTACGTATCATCGCGGACAGGTCACCACTATTCTGCGTCAGCTTGGTGTTGATAGAATACCGCAGACAGATTATATCGTGTTTAAGCGGAAATGA